One genomic segment of Elusimicrobiota bacterium includes these proteins:
- a CDS encoding cytidine deaminase, whose product MYNNKKINYSILLKSATRVRERSYSPYSKLKIGAAVLTKTGKVFTGTNVENASYGLTICAERVAVFNAVTAGEKEIIAVAIAGPKGKPVPPCGACRQVLSEFGCDVSILFPAKNGKYIEKKLSELLPDSFGK is encoded by the coding sequence ATGTATAACAATAAAAAAATTAATTACTCAATACTGTTAAAGTCAGCAACCCGTGTGCGTGAGCGGTCATATTCTCCTTATTCAAAGTTAAAAATCGGTGCGGCAGTACTGACAAAAACAGGGAAGGTATTTACCGGTACAAACGTTGAGAACGCGTCTTATGGTTTGACGATCTGCGCGGAACGCGTAGCGGTCTTCAACGCAGTTACTGCCGGGGAGAAAGAAATAATTGCCGTTGCAATTGCCGGCCCGAAAGGGAAACCGGTACCGCCCTGTGGTGCGTGCCGCCAGGTGCTCTCTGAGTTCGGGTGTGACGTATCAATACTGTTCCCTGCAAAAAACGGGAAGTATATAGAAAAAAAATTGTCCGAATTGTTACCTGACAGTTTTGGTAAATAA
- a CDS encoding ABC transporter substrate-binding protein — translation MGLRTKSSKLSLVLALVLFTQCLPAVFAEEKITLTWWHFWGDETGKKAITELITKYQEINPGVQIVTKELTYDTGKEVISKAFFDNTAPDIIELGSDWVPEYSIKNLLLNITPAARDVEVDFKGWSYVTLEDKIYGFPWLLDTRVIFYNKALLKQAGFDPEKPPQTWPQFYNAIKKIDLLSRDTYGFGMNSRDKGILYKKLLAFIWSNNGLILSEDGKTCLIETRQVREALEYYLSLKPYSKVGPQRELDKAFYEGKLGFWLSGSWVIWRSAKVNPKLEYGVMLFPKPDKNGASTSWAGGQYLVINKNTKHAEQALDFVKFVVSKDAALYFAQSIGFLSPAAKEAMNDAYYQFQPERKKILEQLDTAKGSPAHLQWTYIQDILDNRFAEAIEDKLTANQAVISCKREIDEILKVLK, via the coding sequence ATGGGTTTACGCACAAAATCGAGCAAGTTATCGCTGGTCTTAGCGTTAGTATTGTTCACTCAATGTTTGCCCGCTGTGTTTGCAGAAGAGAAAATAACGCTTACCTGGTGGCACTTTTGGGGTGATGAAACAGGTAAGAAAGCTATTACTGAACTTATCACGAAGTACCAGGAGATTAATCCGGGTGTACAGATTGTGACAAAAGAATTGACATACGATACCGGGAAAGAAGTAATTTCTAAAGCATTCTTTGACAATACTGCACCGGATATTATTGAACTCGGGTCGGATTGGGTGCCGGAGTATTCAATAAAGAATTTATTGCTTAACATAACACCTGCAGCACGTGATGTTGAGGTTGATTTCAAAGGATGGTCTTACGTTACTCTGGAAGATAAGATTTACGGGTTTCCATGGCTGCTAGATACCCGCGTGATATTTTATAATAAAGCGTTGTTAAAACAAGCAGGGTTTGACCCAGAGAAACCGCCGCAGACATGGCCGCAGTTTTATAATGCCATAAAAAAAATTGACCTCCTGAGCAGGGATACTTATGGTTTTGGTATGAATTCCAGAGATAAAGGTATACTTTATAAAAAATTACTTGCTTTTATTTGGAGCAATAACGGCCTGATACTTAGTGAAGACGGGAAAACGTGCCTCATAGAAACACGTCAGGTGAGGGAAGCGTTAGAGTATTACCTTAGTTTGAAGCCATACTCAAAAGTCGGCCCGCAACGCGAGCTTGATAAAGCGTTTTATGAAGGGAAACTGGGTTTCTGGTTATCCGGCAGCTGGGTTATTTGGAGGTCAGCAAAAGTTAATCCTAAACTCGAGTATGGAGTTATGTTATTCCCGAAACCTGACAAGAACGGTGCCAGCACGTCCTGGGCTGGAGGGCAGTACTTGGTGATCAACAAAAACACTAAACATGCTGAACAGGCATTGGATTTTGTGAAATTTGTCGTGAGTAAAGACGCGGCATTGTATTTTGCTCAGAGTATAGGGTTTTTATCACCAGCAGCGAAGGAAGCTATGAACGACGCGTATTATCAGTTCCAGCCTGAACGCAAAAAAATACTTGAACAATTGGATACAGCAAAAGGTTCACCCGCGCATCTGCAGTGGACGTACATACAGGATATCCTGGATAACCGTTTTGCGGAAGCAATCGAGGATAAACTTACTGCAAACCAGGCAGTCATTAGTTGTAAACGTGAAATTGATGAAATCCTTAAAGTCCTGAAATAA
- a CDS encoding deoxyguanosinetriphosphate triphosphohydrolase — protein sequence MTAGEELHIREQLEKQEHERLSRYAQLASASAGRKVKEEESVLRTCYQRDKDRILHSLYFRLLKYKTNVFLSTSGEKFRTRLTHTLEVSQIARTICRALNLNEDLAEAISLGHDLGHTPFGHTGEEVLNKLSPTGFHHAQQSLRVVDKLEKNGKGLNLTSEVRDGIVKHSKGTKTLHEVHDKVIEYQDVATLEGVVVQYSDWIAYINHDIDDAIEMGLITMDSLPKEAVEVLGVTHGKRVNTMVLDIVGNSRDSAKLKMSKTVLEATEILRAFMYREVYKLPSVKNRMDKAYTIIAFLYKYYMDNTDYALKEYPWLANELPYRITTDIISSMTDTTAQAVYRKLIR from the coding sequence ATGACAGCAGGGGAAGAGTTGCATATCCGTGAACAACTTGAAAAACAGGAACATGAAAGGCTGTCTAGATACGCGCAGCTGGCTTCTGCATCTGCCGGACGAAAGGTAAAAGAAGAAGAATCCGTCCTCCGTACGTGTTATCAACGGGATAAAGACAGAATCCTGCATTCGTTATACTTCCGGCTGTTAAAATATAAAACTAACGTTTTTCTGTCCACTAGCGGCGAAAAGTTTCGTACACGGTTAACTCATACTCTTGAAGTATCGCAGATTGCGCGTACAATCTGCCGTGCGTTAAATCTTAATGAGGACCTTGCAGAAGCTATTTCTTTAGGGCATGACCTCGGGCATACGCCGTTTGGGCATACAGGGGAAGAAGTATTGAATAAATTGTCCCCGACAGGTTTTCATCACGCACAGCAATCGTTACGCGTAGTGGATAAACTGGAAAAAAATGGTAAGGGATTAAACCTTACCTCTGAAGTACGGGATGGTATTGTCAAACATTCAAAAGGTACTAAAACGTTGCATGAAGTACATGACAAAGTCATTGAATATCAGGATGTTGCTACGCTGGAAGGCGTGGTTGTACAGTATTCTGACTGGATCGCTTATATTAACCATGATATAGATGACGCTATTGAGATGGGGTTAATTACTATGGACAGCCTTCCAAAGGAAGCGGTGGAGGTTCTCGGGGTTACACACGGTAAACGCGTGAATACCATGGTATTGGATATCGTAGGTAATAGCCGTGATTCTGCGAAGTTAAAAATGAGTAAAACTGTCTTGGAAGCAACTGAAATCCTGCGTGCGTTTATGTACCGTGAAGTATACAAACTGCCGTCAGTAAAGAACAGGATGGATAAAGCGTATACCATAATCGCGTTTCTTTATAAATACTATATGGACAATACAGATTATGCGTTAAAGGAATATCCGTGGTTAGCAAATGAACTGCCTTACCGTATTACTACCGATATTATATCTTCAATGACTGATACAACCGCGCAGGCGGTTTACCGCAAGCTCATTAGGTAA
- a CDS encoding HAD-IA family hydrolase, translating into MIRAIIFDMDNTLMDFMKMKRMAVESAADAMIDAGLGVPKDKLIAHIYRIYEREGIEDQQIFNKVLTEISGKIEYKILAAGIVGYRRAKEGVMSLYPHVHLTLTTLTKIGLKMAVVSDAPRLPVWMRICSLELQHYFDAVVTFDDSGERKPSAKPFQMALDQLGVAPTKALMIGDWAERDILGAKQLGMRAVWAKYGNLFETAVSGADYEIDDVIELIDIIKRENEGQLGLFKK; encoded by the coding sequence ATGATCCGCGCGATTATCTTTGACATGGACAACACGTTGATGGATTTTATGAAGATGAAAAGAATGGCAGTTGAATCCGCAGCGGATGCTATGATTGATGCAGGGTTAGGGGTGCCGAAAGATAAACTTATCGCGCATATCTACCGTATATACGAGCGTGAAGGAATAGAAGACCAGCAGATATTTAATAAAGTACTAACTGAAATATCTGGTAAAATTGAATACAAAATCCTGGCTGCGGGGATCGTGGGATACCGTCGTGCGAAGGAAGGCGTGATGAGTTTATATCCGCATGTGCATCTTACCCTTACGACATTAACTAAGATAGGATTAAAGATGGCGGTAGTTTCTGACGCTCCGAGGTTACCCGTATGGATGCGTATCTGTTCGCTTGAACTACAACACTATTTTGATGCTGTGGTAACATTCGATGATAGCGGTGAACGTAAACCTTCCGCAAAACCGTTCCAGATGGCACTTGACCAGCTGGGTGTAGCTCCGACAAAAGCGTTGATGATAGGTGATTGGGCAGAACGTGATATTTTAGGTGCAAAACAACTTGGTATGCGTGCGGTATGGGCGAAATACGGTAATTTATTTGAAACAGCGGTTTCCGGTGCGGATTATGAGATCGATGATGTGATAGAACTTATCGATATTATCAAACGCGAGAATGAAGGGCAGTTGGGGTTGTTCAAGAAATGA